The proteins below are encoded in one region of Corvus hawaiiensis isolate bCorHaw1 chromosome 3, bCorHaw1.pri.cur, whole genome shotgun sequence:
- the OPRM1 gene encoding mu-type opioid receptor — protein sequence MAVAYLLGNASAPLLAGALEVPFAANASACRPPGAPCPAWGNASAALGWNRSEPCGGGNGSAGGSGPCAPAGGGPSVVTAIAIMALYSVVCVVGLFGNFLVMYVIVRYTKMKTATNIYIFNLALADALATSTLPFQSVNYLMGTWPFGTILCKIVISIDYYNMFTSIFTLCTMSVDRYVAVCHPVKALDFRTPRNAKIVNVCNWILSSAIGLPVMFMATTKYRHGSIDCTLTFSHPAWYWENLLKICVFIFAFIMPVLIITVCYGLMILRLKSVRMLSGSKEKDRNLRRITRMVLVVVAVFIVCWTPIHIYVIIKALVNIPETTFQTVSWHFCIALGYTNSCLNPVLYAFLDENFKRCFREFCIPTSSTIEQQNSTRVRQNTRDHASTANTVDRTNHQLELQEAETTPLP from the exons ATGGCTGTCGCCTACCTGCTGGGCAACGCGTCCGCGCCGCTCCTCGCCGGCGCCCTGGAGGTCCCGTTCGCCGCCAACGCCTCCGCCTGCCGCCCGCCCGGGGCGCCCTGCCCGGCCTGGGGCAACGCCTCGGCGGCGCTGGGCTGGAACCGCTCCGAGCCCTGCGGCGGCGGCAATGGCAGCGCGGGCGGCAGCGGGCCCTGCGCGCCCGCGGGCGGCGGTCCCTCCGTGGTCACCGCCATCGCCATCATGGCCCTCTACTCCGTGGTCTGCGTCGTGGGGCTCTTCGGCAACTTCTTGGTCATGTATGTCATCGTCAG gtacACGAAAATGAAGACTGCCACCAACATCTACATTTTCAATCTTGCATTGGCAGATGCCCTAGCAACAAGTACTCTGCCATTCCAGAGTGTGAATTACTTGATGGGAACGTGGCCATTTGGTACCATCCTTTGTAAGATTGTTATATCCATAGACTACTACAATATGTTCACCAGTATCTTCACACTCTGCACCATGAGTGTGGATCGCTACGTGGCTGTGTGCCACCCAGTTAAGGCCCTTGATTTCCGTACCCCCAGAAATGCCAAAATTGTCAATGTCTGCAACTGGATTCTTTCCTCTGCCATTGGCCTGCCAGTTATGTTCATGGCAACTACTAAATACAGGCATG GCTCAATTGACTGCACACTTACATTCTCCCACCCTGCTTGGTACTGGGAGAACCTCCTGAAAATCTGTGTGTTCATCTTTGCCTTCATCATGCCAGTGCTGATCATTACCGTGTGTTATGGGCTGATGATTTTACGCCTGAAGAGTGTTCGCATGTTATCCGGCTCCAAAGAGAAGGATAGGAACCTGCGGAGAATCACAAGGATGGTTCTTGTAGTGGTGGCAGTGTTTATTGTCTGCTGGACTCCCATCCACATTTATGTTATCATTAAAGCCCTGGTCAACATCCCAGAAACTACTTTCCAGACTGTCTCCTGGCACTTCTGTATTGCTCTAGGGTATACAAATAGCTGCCTTAATCCAGTCCTTTATGCATTTCTAGATGAGAATTTCAAAAGGTGTTTCAGAGAGTTCTGCATCCCCACTTCCTCAACCATTGAGCAGCAAAACTCCACCCGAGTCCGACAAAACACTCGTGACCATGCTTCCACTGCCAACACTGTGGATAGGACTAACCATCAG ttgGAACTTCAAGAAGCTGAAACTACTCCACTGCCGTGA